The following coding sequences lie in one Mucilaginibacter sp. KACC 22773 genomic window:
- the hemH gene encoding ferrochelatase translates to MGKKGVLLVNLGTPNSASTADVRTYLNEFLMDPRVIDINPVLRTLLVRGIIVPFRAPKSAKLYRAIWSDTTGSPLMHYSILQQEALKQRLGDEYVVELAMRYQNPTIESALNRLKDALVDDIQVIALFPQYASASTGSVYDKVMELLMLWPTKPTISFVNSFHDNELMIATFAENGAKYEPEKFDHVLFSFHGLPQRQLIKADHTHKHCLKVDKCCETITDANKFCYSAQSYHTAKLIAEKLNIPTEKYTVCFQSRLGNDPWVQPYTSEIVANLAKAGKKSLLVFCPAFVADCLETVYEVTTEYGDEFKALGGERVQLVESLNDSPTWISALEKMVRDNHISA, encoded by the coding sequence ATGGGCAAAAAAGGTGTTTTATTAGTCAACTTAGGTACACCAAACAGCGCGTCGACAGCTGATGTGCGTACCTACCTCAATGAATTTTTGATGGATCCGCGGGTTATTGATATTAACCCTGTGCTACGTACCTTACTGGTTCGTGGGATAATTGTTCCGTTCCGCGCGCCAAAATCAGCCAAGTTATACCGGGCTATCTGGAGCGACACTACCGGGTCGCCGCTGATGCACTACAGTATTTTACAACAGGAAGCTTTAAAGCAACGCCTGGGCGACGAGTATGTTGTTGAGTTGGCAATGCGTTACCAAAACCCAACTATCGAATCGGCTTTGAACAGGCTGAAGGATGCATTGGTTGATGATATCCAGGTGATAGCCCTTTTCCCTCAATATGCGTCGGCCAGTACAGGATCTGTTTATGATAAGGTGATGGAATTGCTGATGCTGTGGCCAACCAAACCTACCATATCATTTGTGAACTCGTTTCATGACAATGAACTGATGATTGCCACCTTTGCCGAAAACGGCGCCAAATACGAACCCGAAAAGTTTGACCATGTGCTGTTCAGTTTTCACGGCCTACCGCAAAGGCAATTGATTAAAGCCGACCATACCCACAAACACTGCCTAAAAGTCGATAAATGTTGCGAAACAATTACCGATGCCAATAAATTTTGCTATTCGGCCCAATCGTACCATACGGCAAAACTGATTGCCGAAAAACTGAATATCCCCACAGAAAAATATACCGTCTGTTTTCAATCGCGCCTGGGTAACGACCCATGGGTACAACCATACACCAGCGAAATTGTAGCCAACCTGGCCAAAGCCGGCAAAAAAAGCCTGCTGGTGTTTTGCCCAGCCTTTGTGGCCGATTGCCTGGAAACCGTTTATGAAGTAACCACCGAGTATGGCGACGAGTTTAAAGCCCTTGGCGGCGAACGCGTACAGCTGGTAGAAAGCCTGAACGATTCACCAACATGGATTTCGGCACTGGAAAAGATGGTTAGGGATAACCATATATCGGCATAG